From one Peptoniphilaceae bacterium AMB_02 genomic stretch:
- the wecB gene encoding UDP-N-acetylglucosamine 2-epimerase (non-hydrolyzing), whose amino-acid sequence MKIMSIVGARPQFVKEAIVQHELNKVEGINEILVHTGQHYDENMSGSFFETLSMRKPDYNLGLSGGSHGKMTGEMLIALEELMLKESPELVILYGDTNSTLAGALTAAKLKIGVAHIEAGLRQHPKDMPEEINRVLTDRISKYLFVPSEWGMKNLEAEGIREGVHFTGDVMYDIFLKMRPTFDKSYHSELGLEPGKYIVMTMHRDFNVDDRETLTEILNGVGRIAREIPIVFTIHPRTKARIEEFKLSSMLKDILVVPPIDYLKLMGLTQHAYAAITDSGGYQKETYFSGKKALVLMPDTSWIELVDEGINVLVSGADIYDAFSGLKTGDFKENIYGSGDAAKRIVSIISQNI is encoded by the coding sequence ATGAAAATAATGTCAATCGTCGGTGCGAGACCTCAGTTTGTTAAAGAGGCGATAGTACAACATGAGCTTAATAAAGTAGAAGGAATTAATGAGATTCTAGTGCATACCGGTCAGCACTATGATGAGAATATGTCGGGTAGTTTTTTTGAAACCTTGAGCATGAGGAAACCCGATTATAACCTGGGACTCTCAGGTGGTAGTCATGGAAAGATGACCGGGGAAATGCTTATTGCTTTGGAAGAGCTTATGTTAAAGGAGTCACCTGAGCTTGTAATTTTATATGGAGACACAAATTCGACTTTGGCAGGAGCTCTTACTGCTGCCAAACTAAAGATAGGTGTCGCCCATATTGAAGCGGGTCTTAGACAGCATCCAAAGGATATGCCGGAAGAAATAAACAGAGTGCTAACAGACAGAATTTCAAAGTATTTATTTGTACCTAGTGAATGGGGTATGAAGAATCTTGAAGCCGAGGGGATCAGAGAAGGTGTTCATTTCACAGGGGATGTAATGTATGATATATTCCTTAAAATGAGACCGACATTTGATAAAAGCTACCACTCAGAACTTGGACTTGAGCCAGGGAAGTACATTGTAATGACGATGCATAGAGATTTTAATGTGGATGATAGAGAAACTTTAACTGAAATACTAAATGGAGTAGGAAGAATCGCACGTGAGATTCCAATAGTTTTTACAATTCATCCCAGAACCAAAGCCAGAATCGAAGAGTTTAAACTTAGCTCAATGCTGAAGGACATATTAGTCGTGCCTCCAATTGACTATTTAAAACTTATGGGACTTACACAGCATGCATATGCTGCGATTACTGACAGTGGAGGCTATCAAAAGGAGACTTATTTTTCCGGTAAAAAAGCTCTGGTATTAATGCCGGATACGAGCTGGATAGAGCTGGTGGATGAGGGTATAAATGTACTTGTGAGTGGAGCTGACATCTATGATGCTTTTAGCGGATTAAAGACCGGAGACTTTAAAGAAAATATATATGGTAGTGGAGATGCGGCAAAGAGGATAGTAAGTATTATCTCTCAAAATATATGA
- a CDS encoding ABC transporter substrate-binding protein, which yields MLSFVSCAGRDTTRTSEEIGNELKQEKIEKTDFAIGRRIFQREYTYHRELPEELTFGMIGFIGNMNPFYSDNPTSGKIISMLYRPLFDIKTEEYKDKIENILAEDVKFDNKKVTIKLKKGIKWHDGVEMTADDIIYTYKYLIDNRDTVYNDYMYLDGNPILINKIDSNTVELKLDRYSGSILQKLSEIKILPKHIYEGKEKEEFSPNETEMLIGNSAYAFSKYRIDEKYNTEVIELVYFENSIYEKPQFEKILLRSSANFYTNRYDLLDYNMQVGYILPNDTLSFKNELYKNEIFEEGYDIAMVFKTERKHVNTPELRHLVADMLTPNSLTGYFGMTNYTKAADSIFGITTKYTSPQNAYFNAQTGETANQLRRYQVENGGEVLHFGFKMEEGEFQERIAITLQELFRTQELNFKIAPLFEEEYFEGLVDANTDLFDYALYKYKSMKSPDAYRKFFEKDGSHNYSGYYNQDIIKLLDEADGKEDYIEAQIAYNKVQKLLYEELPMYPIANVKTSFIYDDRMDVSEAIPNADSYFRYPEKIKMSEKEVDESLAEKYELKPEQVELKPQYDNVNILAKKYNEGKKKVNK from the coding sequence ATGTTATCATTTGTAAGTTGTGCCGGAAGGGATACAACCAGAACATCTGAAGAAATTGGAAATGAATTAAAGCAGGAAAAAATTGAAAAAACAGACTTCGCGATTGGAAGAAGAATCTTCCAAAGAGAGTATACTTATCATCGTGAACTACCTGAAGAATTGACTTTCGGAATGATTGGTTTTATCGGCAATATGAATCCATTTTATAGTGATAACCCTACCTCAGGAAAAATAATCTCTATGTTATATAGACCGCTATTTGATATTAAAACAGAAGAGTATAAAGATAAAATCGAAAATATCCTTGCAGAAGATGTAAAATTTGACAATAAGAAGGTAACAATTAAACTAAAAAAAGGAATTAAATGGCATGATGGAGTAGAGATGACTGCCGATGATATCATCTATACCTACAAATACCTTATAGATAATAGAGATACTGTTTATAACGATTATATGTACCTTGATGGGAATCCGATTTTGATTAATAAAATCGATAGCAATACTGTTGAACTCAAACTTGATAGATACTCAGGATCCATCTTGCAAAAACTATCTGAGATAAAGATTTTACCTAAGCATATTTACGAAGGAAAAGAAAAAGAAGAATTTTCTCCAAATGAAACTGAAATGCTAATCGGAAATTCAGCATATGCATTTAGTAAATATAGAATCGATGAAAAATACAATACAGAGGTAATTGAACTGGTTTATTTTGAAAATTCCATATACGAAAAACCACAATTTGAAAAAATATTACTTAGATCCTCAGCCAATTTTTATACCAATAGATACGATTTACTTGATTATAATATGCAAGTGGGTTATATACTGCCAAATGACACATTATCTTTTAAAAATGAACTTTACAAAAATGAGATATTTGAAGAAGGTTATGATATAGCAATGGTGTTCAAGACTGAAAGAAAACATGTGAATACACCAGAGCTTAGGCATTTAGTTGCAGATATGTTAACTCCTAATTCGTTAACCGGATATTTTGGTATGACTAATTACACTAAAGCAGCTGATTCAATTTTTGGAATTACTACTAAGTACACCTCACCTCAAAATGCGTATTTTAATGCTCAAACAGGTGAGACTGCTAATCAACTTAGAAGATACCAAGTAGAAAATGGAGGGGAAGTACTTCATTTCGGTTTTAAGATGGAAGAAGGCGAGTTTCAAGAGAGGATTGCAATAACACTTCAGGAACTATTCAGAACTCAAGAACTCAATTTTAAAATTGCGCCTCTTTTTGAAGAAGAATATTTTGAAGGACTTGTAGATGCAAACACTGATTTATTTGACTATGCATTATACAAGTATAAGAGTATGAAGAGTCCTGATGCTTATAGAAAGTTCTTTGAGAAAGATGGAAGTCACAATTATTCAGGCTACTACAATCAAGATATAATCAAATTATTAGACGAAGCAGATGGCAAAGAGGACTATATAGAAGCACAAATTGCATATAATAAAGTACAAAAACTTTTATATGAAGAGCTGCCAATGTATCCGATTGCGAATGTAAAAACTTCATTTATATATGATGACAGAATGGATGTTAGTGAAGCAATTCCCAATGCCGATTCCTATTTTAGGTATCCGGAGAAAATAAAGATGTCTGAAAAAGAGGTAGACGAGTCATTGGCTGAAAAATACGAACTAAAACCTGAACAAGTTGAGTTGAAGCCACAATACGATAATGTAAATATTTTGGCTAAGAAATATAACGAAGGAAAAAAAAAGGTGAATAAATGA
- a CDS encoding glycosyltransferase family 4 protein, producing MKKVWIVNHYAEPPEGGKYLRHFNFAKKLIERGYDVTVFTASTIHNTNINNTDGTSPYIIKDIEGVKFVFIKTSDYFGNGRARVKNMLQYYFGVKKSYVDFGDCDVVYASGPHPLAWLAAKKIAKMKNAKLLIETRDLWPETFVAMGKFSKNHPVAKILYMIEKNAYTAADNLIFTFPGGAEYVENIGIDSSKVRYINNGIDLFDFKQKISNYYDNPKYSGNDFKVVFTGAMGRANAVDSLVKAAEIIRDAGKDNINIYLFGHGTEEENLKAYVEEHKLENVKFMGKVKKDYIPNILSRADLNILSLAHLPGLFKYGLSPNKLFEYFASGKPTISNVECGHDLLEKYGAGYTVKPIDPKYLAEGILDFYNMSADKYNEYSRNALIAAEDFDFNRLTDRLEEIL from the coding sequence ATGAAGAAGGTATGGATTGTAAATCATTATGCCGAACCTCCGGAAGGAGGTAAGTATTTAAGGCATTTTAATTTTGCCAAAAAGCTTATCGAAAGAGGTTATGATGTAACGGTATTTACAGCTTCAACTATACACAATACAAATATAAACAATACAGATGGAACTTCGCCATATATTATTAAAGATATAGAGGGGGTTAAATTTGTTTTTATAAAAACCAGTGATTATTTTGGCAATGGAAGAGCTAGAGTAAAAAATATGCTCCAATACTATTTTGGAGTAAAAAAGTCATATGTGGATTTTGGGGACTGCGATGTCGTCTATGCTTCAGGCCCTCATCCATTGGCTTGGTTAGCTGCTAAAAAAATAGCAAAAATGAAAAATGCCAAATTACTAATTGAAACCAGGGATCTTTGGCCGGAAACATTTGTTGCAATGGGAAAATTTTCAAAAAATCATCCTGTAGCAAAAATACTCTATATGATAGAAAAAAATGCTTATACTGCAGCCGATAATCTAATATTTACTTTTCCCGGTGGTGCCGAATACGTTGAGAATATTGGAATAGACAGTTCCAAAGTGAGATACATCAATAATGGAATAGACTTATTTGACTTTAAGCAAAAGATTTCAAATTACTACGACAATCCTAAGTATTCAGGTAATGACTTTAAAGTTGTATTTACAGGAGCAATGGGAAGAGCCAATGCGGTTGATTCTCTTGTAAAGGCAGCTGAGATAATACGAGATGCCGGTAAAGATAATATAAATATATACCTATTTGGACATGGTACCGAAGAGGAGAATCTTAAGGCTTATGTAGAGGAACATAAACTGGAAAATGTTAAGTTCATGGGAAAGGTCAAGAAAGACTATATACCCAATATCCTAAGTCGTGCAGATTTAAATATCCTATCACTCGCACATTTACCCGGACTGTTTAAGTACGGACTAAGTCCAAATAAGCTCTTCGAATATTTTGCTTCAGGTAAGCCTACAATTTCTAATGTAGAATGCGGACATGACCTACTCGAAAAATACGGAGCAGGGTACACAGTAAAACCTATTGATCCAAAGTATCTGGCAGAAGGTATACTTGACTTTTATAATATGTCAGCTGATAAATACAATGAATACAGTAGAAATGCACTAATTGCAGCTGAGGATTTTGATTTTAACAGATTAACTGATAGACTTGAAGAAATACTATAA
- the nagE gene encoding N-acetylglucosamine-specific PTS transporter subunit IIBC, whose amino-acid sequence MKKLQKLGRALMNPVAVLPVAAILMGLGYWIDPNGWGGDSQIAAFLIKSGAAILDNLGIIFAVGVAYGLSKDKDGAAAFSGLVAFLVVTTLLSPGAVAQLRGVAPEEVLVTEGFGKINNAFIGILSGIIAALCYNKFSGVKLPEFLAFFSGRRLAPIMTSFFMLIASGILFFLWPVIYGGLVTFGGGIQKLGAIGAGIYAFFNRLLIPTGLHHALNSVFWFDTIGINDIPNFLGGVKSTIPGVTTGMYQAGFFPIMMFGLPGAALAMYQTAKPNKKKVALSLLTAGAFASFFTGVTEPLEFAFMFLAPGLYLIHAILTGISVFIAATMGWMAGFGFSAGFVDMFLSARNPLATQWYMLIPLGLVFFAIYYFVFRFAITKWNLKTPGREDDEDDMAGEGKELAADTDFKAMASTILEGLGGAENIESLDYCITRLRMEVKDRLLVDEGKIKQAKISGVIRPAKNSVQVIVGPQVQFVADEMRKML is encoded by the coding sequence ATGAAGAAACTTCAAAAACTAGGTAGAGCTTTGATGAACCCGGTAGCTGTACTACCGGTAGCAGCGATACTTATGGGTTTAGGTTATTGGATAGACCCTAATGGCTGGGGTGGAGATAGCCAGATAGCTGCTTTCTTAATTAAATCAGGTGCGGCAATACTTGATAATCTTGGAATTATATTTGCAGTAGGGGTAGCTTACGGTCTGTCTAAAGACAAGGACGGAGCTGCTGCATTTAGTGGACTTGTAGCATTTTTAGTTGTAACCACATTATTATCTCCGGGTGCAGTTGCACAGCTTAGAGGAGTAGCACCTGAAGAAGTACTTGTAACTGAAGGATTTGGTAAAATAAACAATGCCTTTATTGGTATACTATCAGGTATCATAGCTGCATTATGCTATAATAAATTCTCAGGAGTTAAGCTTCCTGAATTCTTAGCATTCTTTAGCGGAAGAAGACTTGCACCAATTATGACTTCTTTCTTCATGTTAATCGCATCGGGAATACTATTCTTCTTATGGCCTGTAATTTACGGAGGACTTGTAACTTTTGGTGGTGGAATTCAAAAGTTGGGTGCTATAGGTGCCGGAATTTATGCTTTCTTTAACAGACTTCTTATTCCTACCGGACTACATCACGCACTTAACTCTGTATTCTGGTTTGACACAATTGGAATCAATGATATCCCTAACTTCCTTGGCGGAGTTAAATCGACAATTCCCGGAGTTACAACCGGTATGTACCAGGCTGGTTTCTTCCCAATAATGATGTTCGGTTTACCGGGAGCAGCATTAGCTATGTATCAAACTGCTAAACCGAATAAAAAGAAAGTTGCACTTTCACTATTGACTGCAGGAGCATTTGCTTCATTCTTTACAGGAGTTACAGAGCCTCTTGAGTTCGCATTTATGTTCTTGGCTCCAGGACTATATCTAATCCATGCAATTCTAACCGGAATTTCAGTATTTATTGCAGCTACTATGGGCTGGATGGCAGGATTCGGATTTAGTGCCGGATTTGTAGATATGTTCTTATCCGCAAGAAACCCTCTTGCAACACAGTGGTATATGCTAATCCCGTTAGGACTAGTATTCTTTGCAATCTACTACTTTGTATTTAGATTTGCTATAACTAAATGGAATCTTAAAACTCCTGGTAGAGAAGATGATGAAGACGATATGGCCGGAGAAGGTAAAGAACTTGCAGCAGACACTGATTTTAAAGCCATGGCTTCAACAATCCTTGAAGGACTTGGAGGAGCAGAAAATATCGAATCACTTGACTACTGTATAACTAGACTTAGAATGGAAGTAAAAGACAGATTATTAGTAGATGAAGGTAAAATCAAGCAAGCTAAAATCTCAGGTGTAATAAGACCTGCCAAGAACTCTGTTCAAGTTATCGTAGGTCCACAAGTACAATTCGTAGCCGATGAAATGAGAAAAATGTTATAA